In Vigna radiata var. radiata cultivar VC1973A chromosome 3, Vradiata_ver6, whole genome shotgun sequence, the following proteins share a genomic window:
- the LOC106756694 gene encoding uncharacterized protein LOC106756694 isoform X3 — protein sequence MRLGTLFPILETIDHQNRHTFSPPPHSTLSSDITRTVDLADPSSGRFSQLVRRVSYLITRPATPDFMAEQRIIVTAVLKDKAAGVVKHLSESHWNPSCVVTMKKFQDICGGQEEASVILRYLSGCRTAQYLSVNKKDFVEGVKVSLSAGALSSVTNLDYDVLHLIWTTEKLQQQLDVTDRRYELLRKSALASLQSGNKKLALSYARELKLVTHSREKCSSLLSRVEEVLGVIADAESTKKVAEAIQIGARAIKENKISVEDVDLCLRDIQESIDSHKEVEKILEQTPSYVDIEDEDIEEEFKKLELTVGKEAQVPTPEKTINVEGRTGSEAADLISDAFSNLKLSDHLAEKPGITLAVSDGDKITKKLEMEAV from the exons ATGCGATTGGGAACCCTCTTTCCTATTCTGGAAACAATTGATCATCAAAATCGCCACACATTTTCGCCTCCTCCTCATTCAACCCTCTCAA GTGACATAACAAGAACTGTGGATCTTGCGGATCCATCGAGTGGGCGATTCTCCCAACTAGTTAGAAGAGTGAGTTACTTGATAACAAGACCAGCAACTCCGGACTTTATGGCTGAACAGCGTATCATCGTAACGGCTGTGCTTAAG GATAAGGCGGCTGGAGTTGTCAAACATCTATCTGAGAGTCACTGGAATCCGTCTTGTGTCGTTACAATGAAGAAATTTCAGGACATATGTGGAGGGCAGGAGGAGGCATCTGTAATATTGAGGTATTTGTCTGGGTGCAGAACAGCACAGTATCTGTCAGTGAACAAGAAAGATTTTGTTGAG GGAGTGAAAGTTTCTCTTTCAGCTGGAGCATTATCCAGCGTCACCAATTTAGACTATGATGTGCTGCACCTGATCTGGACAACTGAGAAGCTTCAGCAGCAACTGGATGTGACCGACAGGCGTTATGAATT GTTGAGAAAATCAGCATTGGCTTCTCTACAATCTGGGAACAAAAAGTTGGCCCTTAGCTATGCAAGGGAGCTGAAATTAGTCACCCATAGTAGAGAAAAATGTTCATCACTTTTGAGCAGAGTAGAGGAAGTACTTGGTGTTATCGCTGATGCGGAGTCAACAAAGAAG GTTGCTGAAGCTATTCAGATTGGAGCTCGGgctattaaagaaaataagatcAGCGTGGAAGATGTTGATCTTTGTTTAAGAGATATCCAAGAGAGCATTGATTCACACAAGGAAGTTGAAAAGATACTAG AACAAACGCCGTCATACGTGGATATTGAGGATGAAGATATtgaagaagaattcaagaagtTGGAGTTGACTGTTGGGAAAGAAGCTCAAGTTCCTACCCCGGAGAAGACAATTAACGTAGAAGGAAGAACAGGGTCAGAAGCTGCTGATTTGATTAGCGATGCTTTCTCAAATCTCAAGCTTTCTGACCATCTAGCTGAGAAGCCTGGAATCACTCTGGCGGTGTCAGATGGagacaaaataacaaaaaagttagAAATGGAAGCTGTGtga
- the LOC106756694 gene encoding charged multivesicular body protein 7 isoform X2, with protein sequence MDSISNVNSAIVRDFIAKEVADWDDDVIAVARFKAFSGQRCDWEPSFLFWKQLIIKIATHFRLLLIQPSQSLMYNEGDITRTVDLADPSSGRFSQLVRRVSYLITRPATPDFMAEQRIIVTAVLKDKAAGVVKHLSESHWNPSCVVTMKKFQDICGGQEEASVILRYLSGCRTAQYLSVNKKDFVEGVKVSLSAGALSSVTNLDYDVLHLIWTTEKLQQQLDVTDRRYELLRKSALASLQSGNKKLALSYARELKLVTHSREKCSSLLSRVEEVLGVIADAESTKKVAEAIQIGARAIKENKISVEDVDLCLRDIQESIDSHKEVEKILEQTPSYVDIEDEDIEEEFKKLELTVGKEAQVPTPEKTINVEGRTGSEAADLISDAFSNLKLSDHLAEKPGITLAVSDGDKITKKLEMEAV encoded by the exons ATGGATTCGATTTCGAATGTGAATAGTGCGATCGTTAGGGATTTCATAGCTAAAGAAGTTGCTGATTGGGACGACGACGTGATTGCCGTTGCTCGATTCAAAGCTTTTTCCGGGCAAAGATGCGATTGGGAACCCTCTTTCCTATTCTGGAAACAATTGATCATCAAAATCGCCACACATTTTCGCCTCCTCCTCATTCAACCCTCTCAA TCTCTAATGTATAATGAAGGTGACATAACAAGAACTGTGGATCTTGCGGATCCATCGAGTGGGCGATTCTCCCAACTAGTTAGAAGAGTGAGTTACTTGATAACAAGACCAGCAACTCCGGACTTTATGGCTGAACAGCGTATCATCGTAACGGCTGTGCTTAAG GATAAGGCGGCTGGAGTTGTCAAACATCTATCTGAGAGTCACTGGAATCCGTCTTGTGTCGTTACAATGAAGAAATTTCAGGACATATGTGGAGGGCAGGAGGAGGCATCTGTAATATTGAGGTATTTGTCTGGGTGCAGAACAGCACAGTATCTGTCAGTGAACAAGAAAGATTTTGTTGAG GGAGTGAAAGTTTCTCTTTCAGCTGGAGCATTATCCAGCGTCACCAATTTAGACTATGATGTGCTGCACCTGATCTGGACAACTGAGAAGCTTCAGCAGCAACTGGATGTGACCGACAGGCGTTATGAATT GTTGAGAAAATCAGCATTGGCTTCTCTACAATCTGGGAACAAAAAGTTGGCCCTTAGCTATGCAAGGGAGCTGAAATTAGTCACCCATAGTAGAGAAAAATGTTCATCACTTTTGAGCAGAGTAGAGGAAGTACTTGGTGTTATCGCTGATGCGGAGTCAACAAAGAAG GTTGCTGAAGCTATTCAGATTGGAGCTCGGgctattaaagaaaataagatcAGCGTGGAAGATGTTGATCTTTGTTTAAGAGATATCCAAGAGAGCATTGATTCACACAAGGAAGTTGAAAAGATACTAG AACAAACGCCGTCATACGTGGATATTGAGGATGAAGATATtgaagaagaattcaagaagtTGGAGTTGACTGTTGGGAAAGAAGCTCAAGTTCCTACCCCGGAGAAGACAATTAACGTAGAAGGAAGAACAGGGTCAGAAGCTGCTGATTTGATTAGCGATGCTTTCTCAAATCTCAAGCTTTCTGACCATCTAGCTGAGAAGCCTGGAATCACTCTGGCGGTGTCAGATGGagacaaaataacaaaaaagttagAAATGGAAGCTGTGtga
- the LOC106757404 gene encoding transcription factor PIF3: MIHDMPDSTRSAMTRTSDSIYDNDFLELVWENGEVVARGGSSNKSPSIKRTRLNPLYSLEDHLSPLKESDMSSSYQSNAQDSCHSSQNKNSCKLNEELENLLRPAKDSKPVTPGHALLQQCSSSSPLKKQRTHSTQTPPTPPNTRNMGFHQTTAKVNFSNFSIPAVFLKSSTCHGSSTTQQTKNYSYPARVEEIERSEKPPPPLDEHSEAIGLGIHRHQAQQALRAKEKAYNINNTICKEPFLASSVCSLGASNDPNVGIRKDEDTDDSNYLSDNDEEPENMVKQDREGNRLKRTRNAEVHNLSEKKRREKINKKMRTLKELIPNCNKVDKASMLDDAIEYLKTLKLQLQIMSMGSGLWPLMMLPAAAAPHMNGPHLSQLVGAGMGFRPPELPLPPLSAITDTRLHQMFGFPNQIPTMPMPHAPFFPVTGNSPTQPHLAATTAPTQHLAKSAASLQVSLPTNLDPLENATNQLQNPVSFHPHGISTPFIFPQK; encoded by the exons ATGATTCATGATATGCCTGACTCCACTCGCTCGGCTATGACAAGAACCTCCGACTCCAT TTACGACAATGATTTCCTTGAGCTGGTGTGGGAAAATGGTGAGGTTGTTGCACGAGGAGGTTCATCAAATAAATCACCCAGCATAAAAAGAACAAGGTTGAACCCTTTATACTCACTTGAAGATCACCTTTCCCCTCTAAAGGAATCTGACATGAGCTCTTCGTATCAAAGCAATGCCCAAGATTCCTGTCATTCCAGCCAAAACAAGAATTCCTGCAAGCTTAACGAGGAACTTGAAAACTTATTAAGACCAGCAAAGGACTCCAAGCCCGTTACCCCAGGACATGCTCTCTTACAGCAGTGCTCATCTTCATCTCCTCTCAAGAAACAAAGAACTCATTCAACTCAGACACCACCAACACCGCCAAACACACGGAACATGGGGTTTCATCAAACAACAGCTAAAGTGAACTTCTCCAATTTTTCGATACCTGCAGTCTTTCTCAAATCCAGTACTTGTCATGGAAGCAGTACAACTCAGCAgacaaaaaattattcatatccAGCGAGAGTGGAGGAGATTGAAAGAAGTGAAAAACCACCCCCACCCCTTGATGAGCACTCTGAAGCTATTGGTCTTGGAATCCACAGACACCAAGCTCAACAAGCACTTAGAGCCAAGGAAAAAgcttataatattaataacactATCTGTAAAGAACCGTTCCTAGCTTCTTCTGTGTGCTCTCTTGGAGCTTCAAACGACCCAAATGTTGGTATCAGGAAAGATGAGGACACCGACGactcaaattatttaagtgAT AATGACGAAGAGCCTGAAAATATGGTAAAGCAAGATAGGGAGGGAAACAGACTCAAGAGAACCAGAAACGCTGAGGTTCATAACTTATCTGAAAAG AAGCGCAGAGAAAAAATCAACAAGAAGATGCGTACATTGAAAGAGCTCATACCAAATTGCAATAAG GTGGACAAAGCATCAATGCTTGACGATGCCATCGAGTATCTGAAAACTCTAAAGCTTCAGTTACAG ATAATGTCAATGGGAAGTGGATTATGGCCACTTATGATGCTACCTGCTGCGGCAGCGCCTCACATGAATGGACCGCATTTATCGCAGTTGGTGGGAGCTGGAATGGGATTCAGGCCACCAGAGCTTCCTCTTCCACCACTATCTGCTATCACAGACACCAGACTTCATCAGATGTTTGGTTTCCCCAACCAAATACCAACTATGCCAATGCCTCACGCACCTTTCTTCCCCGTCACCGGAAATTCTCCCACACAACCACACTTGGCCGCCACCACCGCACCTACACAACATCTTGCTAAATCTGCTGCATCTCTTCAGGTCTCACTCCCCACCAACTTGGACCCTCTGGAAAATGCAACAAATCAACTGCAGAATCCAGTGTCCTTTCATCCCCACGGCATCAGTACTCCTTTCATTTTTCCACAAAAGTAG
- the LOC111241395 gene encoding uncharacterized protein LOC111241395, with translation MSHSQSSSSCCHGMSRRNCYSSHGGGSMGLGIIPICNCGEXTVVKMARTSKNAGRYFWGCRNYKSGAGNVTWCNYFKWCNEEEIDEKDVIIXRQRSKICDMEKTMKALKRSMKLLVSVICVLILVVLWIPVLVGVVHHMVLSFLDLVLQKVVDVRGIDFCCGQQYDICCIFSDGHLCSSAFYIIYKKLCSTESDTAMAEH, from the exons ATGTCTCATtcgcaatcttcttcttcttgttgccATGGCATGAGCCGCCGAAATTGTTATTCCTCACATGGTGGGGGTTCAATGGGATTAGGGATAATTCCCATTTGCAATTGTGGTGAGAGNACAGTAGTAAAAATGGCTAGAACTTCAAAGAATGCTGGAAGATATTTTTGGGGTTGTCGTAACTACAAG AGTGGAGCTGGAAATGTGACTTGGTGTAACTATTTCAAGTGGTGCAATGAAGAAGAAATTGATGAAAAGGATGTTATCATTCANAGGCAAAGGAGTAAGATCTGTGATATGGAGAAGACAATGAAAGCTTTGAAGAGAAGCATGAAGTTATTAGTATCAGTGATCTGTGTTCTTATT TTGGTTGTTTTGTGGATTCCTGTGTTGGTTGGGGTGGTTCATCACATGGTTCTGTCCTTTCTTGACTTGGTTCTTCAGAAGGTTGTGGACGTAAGGGGCATTGATTTCTGTTGTGGCCAACAATACGACATATGCTGCATTTTTTCCGATGGCCACCTTTGCTCATCTGcgttttatattatatacaaaaaactCTGTTCAACAGAATCAGACACAGCAATGGCAGAGCACTAA
- the LOC106756694 gene encoding uncharacterized protein LOC106756694 isoform X4 has translation MDSISNVNSAIVRDFIAKEVADWDDDVIAVARFKAFSGQRCDWEPSFLFWKQLIIKIATHFRLLLIQPSQDKAAGVVKHLSESHWNPSCVVTMKKFQDICGGQEEASVILRYLSGCRTAQYLSVNKKDFVEGVKVSLSAGALSSVTNLDYDVLHLIWTTEKLQQQLDVTDRRYELLRKSALASLQSGNKKLALSYARELKLVTHSREKCSSLLSRVEEVLGVIADAESTKKVAEAIQIGARAIKENKISVEDVDLCLRDIQESIDSHKEVEKILEQTPSYVDIEDEDIEEEFKKLELTVGKEAQVPTPEKTINVEGRTGSEAADLISDAFSNLKLSDHLAEKPGITLAVSDGDKITKKLEMEAV, from the exons ATGGATTCGATTTCGAATGTGAATAGTGCGATCGTTAGGGATTTCATAGCTAAAGAAGTTGCTGATTGGGACGACGACGTGATTGCCGTTGCTCGATTCAAAGCTTTTTCCGGGCAAAGATGCGATTGGGAACCCTCTTTCCTATTCTGGAAACAATTGATCATCAAAATCGCCACACATTTTCGCCTCCTCCTCATTCAACCCTCTCAA GATAAGGCGGCTGGAGTTGTCAAACATCTATCTGAGAGTCACTGGAATCCGTCTTGTGTCGTTACAATGAAGAAATTTCAGGACATATGTGGAGGGCAGGAGGAGGCATCTGTAATATTGAGGTATTTGTCTGGGTGCAGAACAGCACAGTATCTGTCAGTGAACAAGAAAGATTTTGTTGAG GGAGTGAAAGTTTCTCTTTCAGCTGGAGCATTATCCAGCGTCACCAATTTAGACTATGATGTGCTGCACCTGATCTGGACAACTGAGAAGCTTCAGCAGCAACTGGATGTGACCGACAGGCGTTATGAATT GTTGAGAAAATCAGCATTGGCTTCTCTACAATCTGGGAACAAAAAGTTGGCCCTTAGCTATGCAAGGGAGCTGAAATTAGTCACCCATAGTAGAGAAAAATGTTCATCACTTTTGAGCAGAGTAGAGGAAGTACTTGGTGTTATCGCTGATGCGGAGTCAACAAAGAAG GTTGCTGAAGCTATTCAGATTGGAGCTCGGgctattaaagaaaataagatcAGCGTGGAAGATGTTGATCTTTGTTTAAGAGATATCCAAGAGAGCATTGATTCACACAAGGAAGTTGAAAAGATACTAG AACAAACGCCGTCATACGTGGATATTGAGGATGAAGATATtgaagaagaattcaagaagtTGGAGTTGACTGTTGGGAAAGAAGCTCAAGTTCCTACCCCGGAGAAGACAATTAACGTAGAAGGAAGAACAGGGTCAGAAGCTGCTGATTTGATTAGCGATGCTTTCTCAAATCTCAAGCTTTCTGACCATCTAGCTGAGAAGCCTGGAATCACTCTGGCGGTGTCAGATGGagacaaaataacaaaaaagttagAAATGGAAGCTGTGtga
- the LOC106756694 gene encoding charged multivesicular body protein 7 isoform X1 yields MDSISNVNSAIVRDFIAKEVADWDDDVIAVARFKAFSGQRCDWEPSFLFWKQLIIKIATHFRLLLIQPSQVKNDWFNRGGLTPLCLDNVLSLMYNEGDITRTVDLADPSSGRFSQLVRRVSYLITRPATPDFMAEQRIIVTAVLKDKAAGVVKHLSESHWNPSCVVTMKKFQDICGGQEEASVILRYLSGCRTAQYLSVNKKDFVEGVKVSLSAGALSSVTNLDYDVLHLIWTTEKLQQQLDVTDRRYELLRKSALASLQSGNKKLALSYARELKLVTHSREKCSSLLSRVEEVLGVIADAESTKKVAEAIQIGARAIKENKISVEDVDLCLRDIQESIDSHKEVEKILEQTPSYVDIEDEDIEEEFKKLELTVGKEAQVPTPEKTINVEGRTGSEAADLISDAFSNLKLSDHLAEKPGITLAVSDGDKITKKLEMEAV; encoded by the exons ATGGATTCGATTTCGAATGTGAATAGTGCGATCGTTAGGGATTTCATAGCTAAAGAAGTTGCTGATTGGGACGACGACGTGATTGCCGTTGCTCGATTCAAAGCTTTTTCCGGGCAAAGATGCGATTGGGAACCCTCTTTCCTATTCTGGAAACAATTGATCATCAAAATCGCCACACATTTTCGCCTCCTCCTCATTCAACCCTCTCAA GTTAAGAATGATTGGTTTAATCGAGGAGGGTTAACCCCTTTGTGTCTTGACAATGTATTG TCTCTAATGTATAATGAAGGTGACATAACAAGAACTGTGGATCTTGCGGATCCATCGAGTGGGCGATTCTCCCAACTAGTTAGAAGAGTGAGTTACTTGATAACAAGACCAGCAACTCCGGACTTTATGGCTGAACAGCGTATCATCGTAACGGCTGTGCTTAAG GATAAGGCGGCTGGAGTTGTCAAACATCTATCTGAGAGTCACTGGAATCCGTCTTGTGTCGTTACAATGAAGAAATTTCAGGACATATGTGGAGGGCAGGAGGAGGCATCTGTAATATTGAGGTATTTGTCTGGGTGCAGAACAGCACAGTATCTGTCAGTGAACAAGAAAGATTTTGTTGAG GGAGTGAAAGTTTCTCTTTCAGCTGGAGCATTATCCAGCGTCACCAATTTAGACTATGATGTGCTGCACCTGATCTGGACAACTGAGAAGCTTCAGCAGCAACTGGATGTGACCGACAGGCGTTATGAATT GTTGAGAAAATCAGCATTGGCTTCTCTACAATCTGGGAACAAAAAGTTGGCCCTTAGCTATGCAAGGGAGCTGAAATTAGTCACCCATAGTAGAGAAAAATGTTCATCACTTTTGAGCAGAGTAGAGGAAGTACTTGGTGTTATCGCTGATGCGGAGTCAACAAAGAAG GTTGCTGAAGCTATTCAGATTGGAGCTCGGgctattaaagaaaataagatcAGCGTGGAAGATGTTGATCTTTGTTTAAGAGATATCCAAGAGAGCATTGATTCACACAAGGAAGTTGAAAAGATACTAG AACAAACGCCGTCATACGTGGATATTGAGGATGAAGATATtgaagaagaattcaagaagtTGGAGTTGACTGTTGGGAAAGAAGCTCAAGTTCCTACCCCGGAGAAGACAATTAACGTAGAAGGAAGAACAGGGTCAGAAGCTGCTGATTTGATTAGCGATGCTTTCTCAAATCTCAAGCTTTCTGACCATCTAGCTGAGAAGCCTGGAATCACTCTGGCGGTGTCAGATGGagacaaaataacaaaaaagttagAAATGGAAGCTGTGtga